One stretch of [Limnothrix rosea] IAM M-220 DNA includes these proteins:
- the fldA gene encoding flavodoxin FldA: protein MAKIGLFFGTQTGNTEEIAEAIQAALGGADVVDVFDVADIETDIFDSYEYLIIGCPTWDIGELQSDWDGLYEDLDNVDFSGKTVAYFGAGDQIGYSDNFQDAMGLLEAKISSLGGKTVGHWSTEGYEHAASKADRGGQFVGLALDEDNQSEMTADRISTWVTQIKPAFGL, encoded by the coding sequence ATGGCAAAAATTGGTCTATTTTTTGGTACTCAAACAGGTAATACTGAAGAGATTGCGGAAGCGATCCAAGCGGCATTAGGTGGTGCGGATGTGGTTGATGTGTTTGATGTAGCGGACATTGAAACAGATATTTTTGACAGCTATGAATATTTAATTATTGGTTGTCCGACATGGGATATTGGGGAACTACAGTCTGATTGGGACGGACTATATGAAGATCTCGATAATGTTGATTTTAGTGGTAAAACAGTGGCGTATTTTGGCGCTGGTGATCAGATTGGCTACAGTGATAATTTCCAAGATGCGATGGGCTTGTTAGAGGCGAAAATTTCTAGTCTTGGTGGTAAAACAGTGGGTCATTGGTCTACTGAGGGCTATGAGCATGCTGCTTCTAAAGCGGATCGTGGTGGTCAGTTTGTTGGGTTAGCTTTGGATGAAGATAATCAATCTGAAATGACGGCTGACCGCATCTCTACGTGGGTCACTCAAATTAAGCCGGCATTCGGGCTTTAG